One Thermococcus sp. M36 genomic window, CCCTGCCCAAGTACGGGGCCTTCGAGATAACAGTGGGGGAGCCAGAGAAGGTCCCCCAGGCGATAGCGCTGATAAACGCCATCGGTGAGGTTCTGAATGTGGAGTACGGGGAGGAAACGAGGATAGAGGCCTACATTCAGACCGGAATGATAAAGGAGCTGACGAGGCTGGGCGTCGGAATAAAGAGGTTAAACTAGCCCCACCAGAGAGAAGGCCTTGAAGATGGCCAGTGAGATGAATATCGCCGTCAGCGGTGTGGCGACCCATCCGAAGATTATGTCCATTATCACGGACTTCTCGATGCCCTCGCCCGCTAGGAGGCCCACCCCAACGACGCCGCCCACTATAGACTGGCTCGAGCTGACCGGCAGTCCGAAGAAGTTCGCCAGGCTCACCGCTATGGCGGAGCCGAACTGGGCCGCGAAGGCCGAAATTGGGCCGAGGGCGGTTATCCTCTTGCCGACGGTGTGCATGACCGCGTAGCTGAAGGTCAGAGCCCCCACCGCTAGGCTGAGGGCCACCACTATTCCGGCCGTCTTGGGCTCCATGAAGCCTGCTCCCACTATTGGCCCGGAGGCGTTCGCCACCTCATTGGTTCCGAAGTTGAAGGCCATGTAGGAGCCGCCCAGTATGGCCAGGGCCTTATAGAGGGCCTCGATTGTTGACATGCTCTTGATTTTAGAGACAACCCATGAGTAGAACCTGTAAAGGAACATCGCAAGTATCCCAGAGAGAACCGGTGAAACGACCCACGCTGCGGCTATCTTCCCGAGGGTGTACCAGTTGACGGGTGCGTGGGTGGCCAGGCCCACTCCGATGACACCCCCAACTATAGCCTGAGTTGTCGAGACAGGGAGCCCCTTTACGGTCGCTATCGTGACCCAGACGCCGGCTGCCAAAAGCGCTATCACCGCCATCTCCATTGTGAGGTATCCCTCCGGAACTATGCCCTTGCCCACGGTCTTCATGACCTTGTAGCCCTTGAGGTACGCCCCCATGAGAACAAAGATGGCTATCGTCAGCGTTGCCTGGCGGAAGCTGAGTATGCCCGCACCAACCGCGGTGCCCATAGCGTTGGCGGAATCATTGGAACCTATGTTCCAGGCGATGTAGAAGGCCACTGCTATCGCTGCAAGGGCAATGCCATCCATGAGCATCACCTATATAGTCTATATACCGGCATGTAGTTTATGGGCTTAAAAATTTAGCGGACGAACCTTTTTCGGGAAACGATGCCCCAATCATGCCATTGACGACTGACAAAGTTCACGCCTACCCAAAGACAGCTGACGAAGGGAGCTTAAGCCAATACCGAAACTTAAATAAATGCAATGGATGAATAAGTTTTGACAAATTTAAGGAGGCAGAGAAGATGATCGAGATTCGTTTTCACGGTAGGGGTGGACAGGGTGCAGTTACTGCCGCCAACATACTAGCCTCAGCTGCCTTCCTTGAGGGCAAGTACGTCCAGGCGTTCCCGTTCTTTGGTGTTGAGAGGCGTGGAGCGCCGGTTACGGCCTTCACCAGGATCGACGAGAAGCCAATCAGGATAAAGACCCAGATCTACGAGCCAGACATCGTCGTCGTTCTCGACCCGAGCCTTCTCGACACGGTTGATGTCACCGCAGGCCTAAAGGAGGGCGGAATCGTCATAGTCAACACCGAGAAGGGCAAGGAGGAAGTCCTTAAGAAGCTCAAGAAGAAGCCGGCCAAGCTGGCGCTCGTTGACGCAACCACCATCGCACTTGAAGTCCTCGGCCTGCCCATCACCAACACCGCGATCCTCGGTGCCGTCGCCAAGGCTACCGGCGTCGTTACCCTTGAGCACGTCCAGAAGGCCATCCAGGACGTCTTCTCAGGAGCCCTTGGCGAGAAGAACGCCAAGGCCGCAGCAGAAGCCTTCAACAAGACCGTCCTCTACGAACTCTGATTCTCTTTCCTTATAATCCTTGAAGGGGTGAAAAGCGTGAACACGTTGTTTGGTGAAAGGAAAGAAGGGGCCGTCAAAATCGTCCTCACGTCCGTGGACGAGTATCCGGAGGCCCCGATAAGCCTGGGCACAACCCTCACCAACTTCACGGGAGACTGGAGGACGTTCATACCCGTCGTTGATGACAGCAAGTGCGTCAAGTGCTACATCTGCTGGAAGTTCTGCCCAGAGCCGGCCATATACATCCGTGAGGACGGTTATGTGGGGATTGACTACGACTACTGTAAGGGCTGCGGAATCTGCGCCAACGAGTGCCCGACCAAGGCGATAACCATGGAGAAAGAGGAGAAGTGAGGTGTTGGCCATGGAGTACAAGCCCATTAGAAAGGTTGTGAGCGGCAACTACGCGGCCGCTTACGCCGTCAAGCACGCCCGCGTTGAGGTTGTGGCCGCTTACCCCATCACCCCCCAGACGAGCATCATCGAGAAGATAGCCGAGTTCCTGGCCAACGGCGAAGTGGAGAACCTTGAGTACGTTCCAGTTGAGAGCGAACACTCTGCCATGGCGGCATGTATAGGGGCGAGCGCCGCTGGAGCCAGGGTCTTCACAGCCACCTCCGCCCAGGGTCTGGCTCTGATGCACGAGATGCTCCACTGGGCCAGCGGGGCGAGGCTTCCGGTTGTCATGGTTGATGTGAACCGTGCCATGGCCCCACCGTGGAGCGTCTGGGACGACCAGACCGACAGCCTTGCCCAGAGGGACACTGGATGGATGCAGTTCTACGCCGAGAACAACCAGGAGGTCTACGACGGCGTCCTTATGGCGTTCAAGGTGGCGGAGACCGTCAACCTGCCGGCCATGGTCGTTGAGAGCGCGTTCATCCTGAGCCACACCTACGACGTCGTCGAGATGATCCCCCAGGAGCTCGTTGACGAGTTCCTCCCGCCGAGGAAGCCCCTCTACACGCTGACCGACTTCGACAACCCGATAGCGGTCGGCGCCCTCGGAACGCCCGCCGACTACTACGAGTTCCGCTACAAGATACAGAAGGCCATGGAGAAGGCCAAGGAAGTCATCAGGGACGTCGGCAAGGAGTTCGGCGAGAAGTTTGGAAGAGACTACAGCCAGATGATAGAGCTCTACAGGACTGAGGACGCGGACTTCGTCTTCATGGGAATGGGCTCCCTCATGGGAACCGTCAAGCAGGCCGTTGATGTACTCCGCGAGGAGGGCTACAAGGTCGGAGCAGCCAAGGTTCGCTGGTTCAGGCCCTTCCCGAAGGAGGAGCTCTACGAGCTCGCCAAGAACGTTGAAGGCATAGCCGTTCTCGACAGGAACTACTCCTTCGGTATGGAAGGCATACTCTTCACCGAGGCCAAGGGAGCGCTCTACAACACCAAGGCGAAGCCGCTCATGAAGAACTACATCGTCGGCCTCGGAGGAAGGGACTTCACCGTCAGCGACGTCAGGAAGATAGCTGAGAACATGAAGGCCATAATCGAGAAGGGCGAGCTGGATGTAGAGGTGGACTGGTACCACCTTAAGAGGTGAGAAAGATGGAGATCCCCGAGAACGTTAGGAAGAGGCTGAGCATTCCGGCCGACGAGCACTTTTACGCAGGGCACACGGCCTGCCAGGGCTGTGGTGCTTCCCTGGGACTCCGTTACGTTCTTAAAGCTTACGGAAAGAAGACCATATTCGCTATCCCGGCGTGCTGTTCAACCATCATAGCCGGCCCGTGGCCCTACAGCGCCCTCGACGCCAACCTCTTCCACACCGCCTTCGAGACGACCGGAGCGGTCATAGGCGGCATCGAGGCGGCTTTGAAGGCCAAGGGGTACAAGGTCAAGGGCGAGGACGGAATAATGGTCGTCGGCTGGGCCGGCGACGGCGGTACAGCGGATATAGGCCTCCAGGCCCTTTCGGGCTTCCTTGAGAGGGGCCACGACGCGGTCTACATAATGTACGACAACGAGGCTTACATGAACACCGGAATCCAGAGGTCAAGTTCAACCCCATACGGAGCCTGGACCACCAACACCCCAGGCGGAAAGATGCACTTCTTGGAAAAGAGGAACAAGAAGAAGGTCATTGACATCGTCATCGCCCACGAGGTGCCCTACGCGGCAACCGCCAGCATAGCATACCCGGAGGACTTCATAAGGAAGCTCAAGAAGGCCCAGAAGATTCCGGGGCCGAGCTTCATACAGCTCTTCGCCCCGTGCCCGACAGGCTGGCGCTCACCCACAGACAAGAGCATCGAGCTTGCAAGGCTCGCGGTCCAGACTGCCTACTTCCCGCTCTTTGAGTACGAGAACGGAAAGTACAAGATCAACATGCCGTCAACGAAGAAGGAGCCGAAGCCCATCGAGGAGTTCCTCAAGTACCAGGGCAGGTTCAAGTACATGACCAAGGAGGACATTGAGAGGCTCCAGGAGTGGGTCAACCGCGAGTGGGAGAAGCTCAAGAAGCTCGCCGAGGTCTTCGGCTGAGCTTTCCCTCTTTACCCCAAGATTTAAGTTCCCATCTGATAATTCACCCGAGGTGATAAACATGGCCGAGAGTCCGTTTAAGGCCGAGATTGAGAGGGTTCAGAAGGAGTATAGCGAAAAGATGACGGTTGGGGCAATAGCGACCATACCCGGAAGCAGCGTCGTCAACAAGACCGGTTCCTGGCGTGTCTTCATGCCGGAGTTCAACAGGGACAAGTGCGTTAGGTGCTATCTCTGCTACATCTACTGCCCGGAGCCGGCCATATACCTCGACGAGGAGAACTACCCGGTCTTTGACTACGACTACTGTAAGGGCTGTGGAATTTGTGCGAACGAGTGCCCTGTTGATGCCATAACAATGGTTAGGGAAGTCAAGTGAGGTGGTGGAAGATGCCGATTAGAAAGGTTATGAAGGCCAACGAAGCGGCTGCCTGGGCGGCTAAGCTGGCCAAGCCAAAGGTTATAGCCGCGTTCCCAATTACGCCGTCCACACTGGTTCCTGAGAAGATCAGCGAGTTTGTCGCGGATGGAGAGCTTGACGCAGAGTTCATCAAGGTCGAGAGCGAGCACTCAGCGATTTCAGCCTGTGTCGGTGCCTCAGCCGCTGGAGTCAGAACCTTCACTGCGACCGCCTCGCAGGGTCTCGCCCTCATGCACGAGATACTCTTCATCGCCGCCGGAATGCGCCTCCCGATAGTCATCGCCGTCGGAAACCGCGCTCTCTCAGCTCCGATCAACATCTGGAACGACTGGCAGGACACCATCAGCGAGCGCGACACCGGGTGGCTCCAGTTCTACGCTGAGAACAACCAGGAGGCTCTCGACCTCATCCTGATAGCCTTCAAGGTCGCCGAGGACGAGCGCGTTCTCCTCCCGGCCATGGTCGGCTTTGACGCGTTCATCCTCACCCACACGGTCGAACCGGTCGAGATACCCGACCAGGAGCTCGTCGACGAGTTCCTCGGCGAGTATGTGCCAAAGCACGCCTACCTCGACCCGAGCAAGCCGATAACCCAGGGTACCCTCGCCTTCCCGGCCCACTACATGGAGGCGAGATACACCGTCTGGGAGGCCAATGAGGCAGCAAAGAAGGTCATTGACGAGGCCTTTGCTGAGTTCGAGAAGCGCTTTGGTAGAAGGTACCAGAAGATTGAGGAGTACAAGACCGACGACGCCGAGATAATCTTCGTCACCATGGGCTCACTCGCCGGAACCGTCAAGGAGTACGTTGACATGCTCCGCGAGAAGGGCGTCAAGGTTGGAGTCGCCAAGCTCACCGTCTACAGGCCGTTCCCGACTGAAGAGGTCAGGGAGCTGGCGAAGAAGGCCAAGGTTCTCGCTCTGCTTGAGAAGAACGTCACCTTCAGCGTCGGCGGTGCCCTCTTCCAGGACTTCAGCAGGGCACTTATCAACGAGAAGGAGAAGCCCGTCATAGTTGACTTCATCCTCGGCCTCGGTGGAAGGGACGTCACCTTCAAGGACCTCGACGAGGCCCTCGGCATAGCCCAGAAGGCCCTCGCTGGAGAGGAGTTTGATGAAGTCAACTGGATAGGACTGAGGAAGGAGATACTGTGAGGTGAGGAAGATGGCCGTTAGGAAGCCCCCGATCACTACTCGCGAGTACTGGGCCCCAGGACACGCCGCCTGTGCCGGCTGCGGCTGTGCCGCCGCCCTGAGGCTCGCCACCAAAGCGTTTAGCGAGGCCATGGAGGAGAAGTACGGAGACCCGAATGCCTTTGCAATAGCCCAGGCCACCGGATGTATGGAGGTCGTCAGCGCTGTCTTCCCGTACACCGCCTGGAAGGCCCCGTGGGTTCACGTGGCCTTTGAGAACGCGGCTGCCGTTGCCAGCGGTGTTGAGGCCGCCTGGAAGAAGGTGGGCAGGAAGGGCAAGATACTGGCAATAGGCGGTGACGGTGGAACAGCCGACATCGGTATGCAGGCTTTGAGCGGCATGCTCGAGCGCTGGCACAACGTCGTATACCTCATGTACGACAACGAGGCCTACATGAACACCGGAATCCAGAGGTCAAGCTCCACACCCTACGGCGCCTGGACCACCACCAGCCCGCCGGGCAAGCTCTCCATCGGTGAGGACAAGCCCAAGAAGTGGGTCGCCCTCATCGCGGCAGCACACCAGATACCCTACGTTGCCACCGCCAGCGTCGCCAACCCCTACGACTACATCAGGAAGATGAAGAAGGCGGCAAAGATCGATGGCCCGGCTTTCGTTCAGGTCCAGTGTACCTGTGTTCCGGGCTGGCGCGCCCCGCCTGAGAAGAGCATTGAGATCACCAGGCTAGCCATTGAGACCGGTGTCTGGCCGCTCTTCGAGATTGAGAACGGCGACTTCCACAACATCAAGATACAGGCACCGGGCGGAGGCGCAAAGGTCAAGCGCGAGGGAGGAAGAGTCGTGGCCATCGAGTTCAAGAAGCCCATCGAGGAGTACCTCAAGCTCCAGGGCAGGTTCAAGCACCTCTTCAAGCAGCCAGAGGCAATTGACCAGCTCCGCGAGCAGATCAAGGCCATGTGGAAGGTCCTCGGCGTCGAGGTCACACTCCCGAAGCCGGAGGAGTGATTTCCTCCCCTTTTTCATTTCAAGGCTTTTCTAAAGCTTCCTGATTTAAACCCGCGTAATACTTTCCCGGTTTTCAACCTTTTGTTCATAACACCAATTTTAAAAAACTGTTAAAAATCGTGTTACTTTATCCGAAATCGGTGATACCATGCTCACGCTCAACAGATTAGTCGATGAGAGGGATGTAGAGGGCATCCTAAAGTACGCGAGGGAGTTTCACGGGCACGTCTGCCCCTACCTCGCACTCGGAATAAGGGCATCACTGGTGGCGATGGACAAGCTCGGCGTTGGAAGGCTTGATTATTCCGGCAGCGTGGACGAGTCGGTTCTGGCAATAGTGGAGATAAACAGCTGCTTCACGGACGGAGTTCAGGTCGCAACGGGCTGCACACTCGGGAACAACTCGCTGGTCTACCTCGACCTCGGAAAGACCGCTCTCACGCTCGTAAAGCGCTCAACGTGGGAGGGTGTTAGGGTCTACGCCGACGCGGAAAGGCTGGCGAAGTACTACCCGCCCGGAGCGACGGAGCTCTTCAACAAAGTTGTCAGGGAGAGGAAGGGAACTTCGGAGGAGAGGGCCAGGCTCTGGGAGCTCTGGGAGGAGGCCGCTCACAGGATGCTCCACATTCCAACGGAGGAGTTCAAGATCGAGCGCGTTAAGGTCCCGCCGATAGAGCAGGCCCCCATATTCGAGAGCGTCCGCTGCTCAGAGTGCGGTGAGCTCGTCATGTCGACCAGGGCCGTTCACGTGGACGGAAAGCCCTTCTGCCTCCGCTGTGCAGGCGAGAGGTACCTCGGAGTCATTGGTCGTGGAATAGTCAAACTCGGAGGGAGGGGTTGAAATGAGAAAGCTGCTAGCTATTTTTCTAGTCTTTCTGGTTGTGGCAGTCAGCGGCTGCATCGGGAGCACCAGCAACTCTGGAACTGAGAAAGGAACCGTAACGGTGACCGACGCCATTGGAAGAACCGTAGAAGTGCCCACAGAGGTAACCAAAGTTGTCGCAGCGGGCCCCGGAGCGCTGAGGCTCGTGGTCTATCTCAACGCGAGCGACATGGTTGTGGGCGTTGAGGACTTCGAGAAGCGCTACAACTTTGGGAGACCCTACATCATAGCCCACCCCGAGCTCAAAGACTTGCCGAGCATAGGCCCCGGCGGGCCGGG contains:
- a CDS encoding inorganic phosphate transporter — its product is MDGIALAAIAVAFYIAWNIGSNDSANAMGTAVGAGILSFRQATLTIAIFVLMGAYLKGYKVMKTVGKGIVPEGYLTMEMAVIALLAAGVWVTIATVKGLPVSTTQAIVGGVIGVGLATHAPVNWYTLGKIAAAWVVSPVLSGILAMFLYRFYSWVVSKIKSMSTIEALYKALAILGGSYMAFNFGTNEVANASGPIVGAGFMEPKTAGIVVALSLAVGALTFSYAVMHTVGKRITALGPISAFAAQFGSAIAVSLANFFGLPVSSSQSIVGGVVGVGLLAGEGIEKSVIMDIIFGWVATPLTAIFISLAIFKAFSLVGLV
- a CDS encoding pyruvate/ketoisovalerate ferredoxin oxidoreductase subunit gamma, with product MIEIRFHGRGGQGAVTAANILASAAFLEGKYVQAFPFFGVERRGAPVTAFTRIDEKPIRIKTQIYEPDIVVVLDPSLLDTVDVTAGLKEGGIVIVNTEKGKEEVLKKLKKKPAKLALVDATTIALEVLGLPITNTAILGAVAKATGVVTLEHVQKAIQDVFSGALGEKNAKAAAEAFNKTVLYEL
- a CDS encoding 3-methyl-2-oxobutanoate dehydrogenase subunit delta, which translates into the protein MNTLFGERKEGAVKIVLTSVDEYPEAPISLGTTLTNFTGDWRTFIPVVDDSKCVKCYICWKFCPEPAIYIREDGYVGIDYDYCKGCGICANECPTKAITMEKEEK
- the porA gene encoding pyruvate ferredoxin oxidoreductase, with translation MEYKPIRKVVSGNYAAAYAVKHARVEVVAAYPITPQTSIIEKIAEFLANGEVENLEYVPVESEHSAMAACIGASAAGARVFTATSAQGLALMHEMLHWASGARLPVVMVDVNRAMAPPWSVWDDQTDSLAQRDTGWMQFYAENNQEVYDGVLMAFKVAETVNLPAMVVESAFILSHTYDVVEMIPQELVDEFLPPRKPLYTLTDFDNPIAVGALGTPADYYEFRYKIQKAMEKAKEVIRDVGKEFGEKFGRDYSQMIELYRTEDADFVFMGMGSLMGTVKQAVDVLREEGYKVGAAKVRWFRPFPKEELYELAKNVEGIAVLDRNYSFGMEGILFTEAKGALYNTKAKPLMKNYIVGLGGRDFTVSDVRKIAENMKAIIEKGELDVEVDWYHLKR
- a CDS encoding 3-methyl-2-oxobutanoate dehydrogenase subunit beta; the protein is MEIPENVRKRLSIPADEHFYAGHTACQGCGASLGLRYVLKAYGKKTIFAIPACCSTIIAGPWPYSALDANLFHTAFETTGAVIGGIEAALKAKGYKVKGEDGIMVVGWAGDGGTADIGLQALSGFLERGHDAVYIMYDNEAYMNTGIQRSSSTPYGAWTTNTPGGKMHFLEKRNKKKVIDIVIAHEVPYAATASIAYPEDFIRKLKKAQKIPGPSFIQLFAPCPTGWRSPTDKSIELARLAVQTAYFPLFEYENGKYKINMPSTKKEPKPIEEFLKYQGRFKYMTKEDIERLQEWVNREWEKLKKLAEVFG
- the porD gene encoding pyruvate synthase subunit PorD; this encodes MAESPFKAEIERVQKEYSEKMTVGAIATIPGSSVVNKTGSWRVFMPEFNRDKCVRCYLCYIYCPEPAIYLDEENYPVFDYDYCKGCGICANECPVDAITMVREVK
- the porA gene encoding pyruvate synthase subunit PorA; amino-acid sequence: MPIRKVMKANEAAAWAAKLAKPKVIAAFPITPSTLVPEKISEFVADGELDAEFIKVESEHSAISACVGASAAGVRTFTATASQGLALMHEILFIAAGMRLPIVIAVGNRALSAPINIWNDWQDTISERDTGWLQFYAENNQEALDLILIAFKVAEDERVLLPAMVGFDAFILTHTVEPVEIPDQELVDEFLGEYVPKHAYLDPSKPITQGTLAFPAHYMEARYTVWEANEAAKKVIDEAFAEFEKRFGRRYQKIEEYKTDDAEIIFVTMGSLAGTVKEYVDMLREKGVKVGVAKLTVYRPFPTEEVRELAKKAKVLALLEKNVTFSVGGALFQDFSRALINEKEKPVIVDFILGLGGRDVTFKDLDEALGIAQKALAGEEFDEVNWIGLRKEIL
- the porB gene encoding pyruvate synthase subunit PorB, encoding MAVRKPPITTREYWAPGHAACAGCGCAAALRLATKAFSEAMEEKYGDPNAFAIAQATGCMEVVSAVFPYTAWKAPWVHVAFENAAAVASGVEAAWKKVGRKGKILAIGGDGGTADIGMQALSGMLERWHNVVYLMYDNEAYMNTGIQRSSSTPYGAWTTTSPPGKLSIGEDKPKKWVALIAAAHQIPYVATASVANPYDYIRKMKKAAKIDGPAFVQVQCTCVPGWRAPPEKSIEITRLAIETGVWPLFEIENGDFHNIKIQAPGGGAKVKREGGRVVAIEFKKPIEEYLKLQGRFKHLFKQPEAIDQLREQIKAMWKVLGVEVTLPKPEE
- a CDS encoding FmdE family protein; the protein is MLTLNRLVDERDVEGILKYAREFHGHVCPYLALGIRASLVAMDKLGVGRLDYSGSVDESVLAIVEINSCFTDGVQVATGCTLGNNSLVYLDLGKTALTLVKRSTWEGVRVYADAERLAKYYPPGATELFNKVVRERKGTSEERARLWELWEEAAHRMLHIPTEEFKIERVKVPPIEQAPIFESVRCSECGELVMSTRAVHVDGKPFCLRCAGERYLGVIGRGIVKLGGRG